Proteins encoded by one window of Halorussus salinus:
- a CDS encoding ketopantoate reductase family protein, translated as MDIVVFGAGSLGSLVGGLLAREHAVTLVGRDPHVAAIRESGLRVEGEFEFTVCPDATTDGTDLAADLAVVTVKAFDTEEAARTLATGRIDAALSLQNGLGNEETLARRLDCPVLAGTATYGAVRGEPGAVACTGQGNVLLGPLEGGTSEAADRAGRAFATAQIETTVADDMPRRLWEKLAVNAGINATTALARVENGALLDGPARDVAADAARETARLARAEEVELSDDEAVRAVERVAEATAVNSSSMRQDVSAGRRTEVEAINGYVSSRARDRGVSVPVNRTLTKLLRAWERERPQD; from the coding sequence ATGGATATCGTCGTGTTCGGCGCGGGAAGCCTCGGCAGTCTCGTCGGCGGCCTCCTCGCCCGCGAACACGCGGTCACGCTGGTCGGGCGCGACCCCCACGTCGCGGCGATTCGGGAGTCCGGTCTCCGGGTCGAAGGCGAGTTCGAGTTCACCGTCTGCCCCGACGCGACCACCGACGGGACCGACCTCGCGGCCGACCTCGCCGTGGTGACGGTCAAGGCGTTCGACACCGAGGAGGCCGCCCGGACGCTCGCCACCGGGCGAATCGACGCCGCGCTCTCGCTCCAGAACGGACTCGGAAACGAGGAGACGCTGGCGCGACGCCTCGACTGCCCGGTCCTCGCGGGCACCGCAACCTACGGCGCGGTCCGGGGCGAACCGGGCGCGGTGGCCTGCACCGGACAGGGGAACGTTCTCCTTGGACCGCTTGAGGGCGGTACCTCCGAGGCGGCCGACCGCGCGGGCCGCGCGTTCGCCACCGCGCAAATCGAGACCACCGTCGCCGACGACATGCCCCGCCGCCTCTGGGAGAAACTGGCGGTCAACGCGGGCATCAACGCGACGACGGCGCTCGCCCGCGTCGAGAACGGCGCGCTACTGGACGGCCCGGCCCGCGACGTGGCGGCCGACGCCGCCCGCGAGACGGCCCGCCTCGCCCGCGCCGAGGAGGTCGAACTGAGCGACGACGAGGCCGTCCGTGCGGTCGAGCGCGTCGCCGAGGCCACTGCCGTGAATAGCTCCTCGATGCGCCAAGACGTGTCGGCGGGCAGGCGAACCGAAGTCGAGGCCATCAACGGATACGTCTCCTCTCGCGCACGCGACCGCGGCGTCTCGGTGCCGGTCAACCGCACCTTAACGAAGTTGCTCCGGGCTTGGGAGCGCGAGCGCCCACAGGATTGA
- a CDS encoding DUF7130 family rubredoxin-like protein — translation MSGHGETPAEDGDEEAEERTLEVSFGQTVYDDDGNALGNVRGLEKGGFFVSTRQGVESMSVEHARSGHDFGEAELMWRCTECGEMGEIDEGIPDECPNCGEPKEALMYWTED, via the coding sequence ATGAGTGGACATGGGGAGACACCTGCGGAAGACGGGGACGAGGAAGCCGAGGAGCGGACCCTCGAAGTGAGCTTCGGTCAGACCGTCTACGACGACGACGGCAACGCGCTCGGGAACGTCCGCGGGTTGGAGAAGGGCGGGTTCTTCGTCTCGACCCGGCAGGGCGTCGAGAGCATGAGCGTCGAACACGCCCGCTCGGGCCACGACTTCGGCGAGGCCGAACTGATGTGGCGATGCACCGAGTGCGGCGAGATGGGCGAGATAGACGAGGGCATCCCCGACGAGTGCCCGAACTGCGGCGAGCCGAAAGAGGCGCTGATGTACTGGACCGAGGACTGA
- a CDS encoding DNA polymerase II large subunit, giving the protein MRDEDERYFEDLEADLDDAFEVAREAKANSGDPKPEVEIPVAKDMADRVENILGIEGVAERVRELEGEMSREEAALELAEDFAEGRVGDYESKAGKVEGAVRTAVALLTEGVVAAPIEGIDMVEVLENDDGSEFVNVYYAGPIRSAGGTAQALSVLVADYTRALVGMSEYEARDDEIERYAEEITLYDKETGLQYSPKDKETKFIAENMPIMLDGESTGDEEVSGFRDLERVDTNNARGGMCLVLAEGIALKAPKIQRYTRNLDEIDWPWLQDLIDGTIGKDDGDEAEDDDADEEGDDEADEAEEDEETTEVSGPPRVEPAKKFLRDLIAGRPVFGHPSESGGFRLRYGRARNHGFATAGVHPATMHLVDDFLATGTQIKTERPGKAAGVVPVDSIEGPTVRLANGDVRRIDDPDEALELRNGVEKILDLGEYLVNYGEFVENNHPLAPASYTVEWWVQDFEHAGADVQALRDSPSVDLSDPTPDEALTWATEYDCPLHPKYTYLWHDATVSQFEALAEAVADGEVVGGDLFVAFTEETRTALECLLVPHEQKESEIRIPEWRPLARSLGVLARDDADNDEDGGNQLEKTWDDLSTEARDWGETDEGDNAVRAVNEVAPFEVRERAPTRIGNRMGRPEKSEERELSPAVHTLFPIGEAGGSQRDVAAAAKHAPDMESTPGLVDAQVGRRECEDCGEHTFECECPECGGNTFAHFTCPDCDSVVELDESGRAVCDRCEVEASSVEYRTIDVNDEFRAALESVGERENAFDTLKGVKGLSSSYKTPEPIEKGVLRAKHDVSAFKDGTVRYDMTDLPVTSVRPAELDVTADHFRSLGYDEDVHGDPLRHDDQLVELKVQDIVLSDGAAEHLLQTADFVDDLLEQYYGLDRFYEMDERDELVGELVFGMAPHTSAAVVGRIVGFTSAAVGYAHPYFHAAKRRNCFHPETKVWYEDESGEWHYDEIRTLVEKRLDDPREDDFGALVEELDGDVWVPSVDEDGDVVQKPVEAVSKHPAPDHLVEIETRSGREITVTPDHEVHLFDGESITSKRASTVTENDCAVKPAHIDAINTSETVPRFDLLEELLDIDDFDHDRLMIKGLDKEDLYDLFESVLADDWDGRFYPLQSTAEYLGLTKKSLSNYLYRQSLPVSLLREFFETDVELLSFVPNDIALGMKRDRTEINRCIELNEQVATLLGYYAAEGFARKQETSKGTIHQTTICGIEEESRDFFAEVLQEEFGADPYRENHAKVTVSGRLLRTFFDTVLNAGVLADEKRVPQCVFDSPDSIVQSYLSGYFSGDGSANANSLRVDATTVSRELKEDILALLTRLGITARVKTTEPEPLSESFPDYYDIEDETQSARSYILTISSIDAVEYAQTIGFHLQRKDTKLRSRLEEITPASRRVFDGGDGDYLVDEIVSVEYIESESDYTYCLTVADTHSLVTNDLSQKQCDGDEDCVMLLMDGLLNFSKEFLPDKRGGQMDAPLVMSSRIDPSEIDDEAHNMDIVRQYPREFYEETREMADPEEVEDVMKIAEETLGTDREYTDFHHSHDTSDLALGPDLSAYKTLGSMMDKMDAQLELARKLRSVDETDVAERVIEYHFLPDLIGNLRAFSRQETRCLDCGEKYRRMPLTKECRECGGQVNLTVHQGSVNKYMETAIRVAEKYDCREYTKQRLEIMDRRLESIFENDKNKQGSIADFM; this is encoded by the coding sequence ATGCGGGACGAGGACGAACGATACTTCGAGGACTTGGAAGCCGACTTAGACGACGCGTTCGAGGTCGCCCGCGAGGCCAAAGCCAACAGCGGCGACCCTAAACCCGAGGTCGAGATTCCGGTCGCCAAGGACATGGCCGACCGCGTCGAGAACATCCTCGGCATCGAGGGCGTCGCCGAGCGCGTCCGCGAGTTGGAGGGCGAAATGAGTCGCGAAGAGGCCGCCCTCGAACTCGCGGAGGACTTCGCGGAGGGTCGGGTCGGCGACTACGAGAGCAAGGCCGGGAAAGTCGAGGGCGCGGTCCGGACCGCGGTGGCGCTCCTCACCGAGGGCGTCGTCGCCGCGCCAATCGAGGGCATCGACATGGTGGAGGTCCTCGAAAACGACGACGGCTCCGAGTTCGTCAACGTCTACTACGCCGGACCGATTCGCTCGGCCGGTGGGACCGCCCAAGCCCTCTCGGTCCTCGTGGCCGACTACACCCGCGCGCTGGTCGGGATGTCCGAATACGAGGCCCGCGACGACGAAATCGAACGCTACGCCGAGGAGATAACGCTCTACGACAAGGAGACCGGTCTCCAGTACTCCCCGAAAGACAAGGAGACCAAATTCATCGCCGAGAACATGCCCATCATGCTCGACGGGGAATCGACCGGCGACGAGGAGGTCTCGGGGTTCCGGGACCTCGAACGGGTCGATACCAACAACGCCCGCGGCGGCATGTGTCTCGTCCTCGCGGAGGGTATCGCGCTGAAGGCACCCAAGATTCAGCGGTACACCCGCAATCTGGACGAAATCGACTGGCCGTGGCTACAGGACCTCATCGACGGCACCATCGGGAAAGACGACGGCGACGAGGCCGAGGACGACGACGCCGACGAGGAGGGCGACGACGAGGCCGACGAAGCCGAGGAAGACGAGGAGACGACCGAGGTCTCCGGGCCTCCTCGGGTCGAACCGGCCAAGAAGTTCCTCCGGGACCTCATCGCCGGACGCCCCGTCTTCGGCCACCCGAGCGAGTCCGGGGGCTTCCGCCTGCGCTACGGTCGGGCGCGCAACCACGGGTTCGCCACCGCGGGCGTCCACCCCGCGACGATGCACCTCGTGGACGACTTCCTCGCCACTGGGACCCAAATCAAGACCGAACGCCCCGGCAAGGCCGCGGGCGTCGTCCCCGTAGACTCTATCGAAGGTCCCACGGTGCGCCTCGCCAACGGCGACGTGCGGCGCATCGACGACCCCGACGAGGCGCTGGAACTGCGCAACGGCGTCGAGAAGATTCTCGATTTGGGCGAGTATCTGGTCAACTACGGCGAGTTCGTGGAGAACAACCACCCCTTGGCACCCGCCTCCTACACCGTCGAGTGGTGGGTACAGGACTTCGAACACGCTGGCGCGGACGTGCAGGCGCTCCGGGACTCCCCGAGCGTGGACCTCTCGGACCCGACGCCCGACGAAGCCCTGACGTGGGCGACCGAGTACGACTGCCCGCTCCACCCGAAGTACACCTACCTCTGGCACGACGCCACCGTCTCCCAGTTCGAGGCGCTCGCCGAGGCGGTCGCCGACGGCGAAGTCGTCGGCGGCGACCTGTTCGTCGCGTTCACCGAGGAGACCCGGACCGCGCTCGAATGTCTCCTCGTCCCCCACGAGCAGAAGGAGTCCGAGATACGAATTCCCGAGTGGCGACCGCTCGCGCGGTCGCTCGGCGTCCTCGCTCGCGACGACGCCGACAATGACGAGGATGGCGGCAACCAGTTGGAGAAAACGTGGGACGACCTCTCGACGGAAGCCCGCGACTGGGGCGAGACCGACGAGGGCGACAACGCGGTCCGCGCGGTCAACGAAGTCGCTCCCTTCGAGGTCCGCGAGCGCGCACCGACCCGCATCGGCAACCGGATGGGCCGCCCCGAGAAGTCCGAGGAGCGCGAACTCTCGCCCGCAGTCCACACCCTCTTCCCCATTGGCGAGGCTGGCGGCAGTCAGCGCGACGTGGCCGCCGCGGCCAAGCACGCCCCCGACATGGAGAGTACGCCCGGACTGGTGGACGCGCAGGTCGGCCGCCGGGAGTGCGAGGACTGCGGCGAACACACCTTCGAATGCGAGTGCCCGGAGTGTGGCGGCAACACCTTCGCGCACTTCACGTGCCCCGACTGCGACTCCGTGGTCGAGTTGGACGAGTCGGGCCGGGCGGTCTGCGACCGCTGTGAGGTCGAAGCCAGTTCGGTCGAGTACCGGACCATCGACGTGAACGACGAGTTCCGGGCGGCGCTCGAATCGGTCGGCGAGCGCGAGAACGCCTTCGATACGCTCAAAGGCGTCAAGGGGCTGTCGTCGTCCTACAAGACGCCCGAACCCATCGAGAAGGGCGTCCTCCGGGCGAAACACGACGTGTCGGCGTTCAAGGACGGCACGGTCCGCTACGACATGACCGACCTGCCGGTCACGAGCGTCCGGCCCGCGGAACTGGACGTGACCGCCGACCACTTCCGGTCGCTGGGCTACGACGAGGACGTTCACGGCGACCCGCTCCGCCACGACGACCAACTGGTCGAACTCAAGGTGCAGGACATCGTCCTCTCGGACGGCGCGGCCGAACATCTCCTCCAGACCGCCGACTTCGTGGACGACCTGCTGGAACAGTACTACGGTCTCGACCGATTCTACGAGATGGACGAGCGCGACGAGTTGGTCGGCGAGTTGGTCTTCGGGATGGCTCCCCACACCTCCGCGGCGGTAGTTGGTCGAATCGTGGGGTTCACCTCGGCGGCCGTCGGATATGCGCATCCGTACTTTCACGCTGCGAAGCGTCGGAACTGCTTCCATCCCGAGACGAAAGTCTGGTACGAAGACGAGTCTGGCGAGTGGCACTACGACGAGATTCGAACGTTGGTCGAGAAGCGACTTGACGACCCACGCGAGGACGACTTCGGCGCGTTGGTCGAAGAACTGGATGGCGACGTGTGGGTTCCGTCAGTCGATGAAGACGGTGACGTAGTTCAGAAACCGGTTGAGGCAGTCTCGAAGCATCCCGCACCGGACCACTTGGTAGAGATTGAAACCCGGAGTGGGCGAGAAATTACGGTGACACCGGACCATGAAGTCCATCTCTTCGATGGTGAGTCTATTACTTCTAAACGAGCATCTACCGTCACCGAGAATGATTGTGCCGTCAAACCTGCTCACATCGACGCTATAAACACCTCTGAGACCGTCCCTCGTTTCGACCTTCTCGAAGAACTCCTCGATATTGATGATTTCGACCATGACCGCTTAATGATCAAGGGACTTGATAAGGAAGACCTGTACGACCTCTTCGAATCGGTCTTGGCTGACGATTGGGACGGGCGATTTTATCCACTCCAAAGCACTGCCGAGTACCTCGGACTCACAAAAAAGAGTCTCAGCAACTATCTATATCGCCAAAGCCTTCCGGTGTCGCTTCTTCGTGAGTTCTTCGAGACGGATGTCGAGCTTCTCTCGTTTGTCCCTAACGACATAGCCCTCGGAATGAAGCGCGACCGGACGGAGATTAATCGCTGTATCGAATTAAACGAGCAGGTTGCAACGTTGCTTGGCTATTACGCTGCGGAAGGGTTCGCTCGTAAACAGGAAACCTCGAAAGGGACGATACACCAAACGACTATTTGCGGTATAGAAGAGGAATCTCGTGACTTCTTCGCCGAGGTTCTCCAAGAAGAGTTTGGCGCTGACCCCTACCGAGAAAACCATGCAAAGGTGACTGTCTCAGGACGACTTCTCAGAACGTTCTTCGACACGGTCCTTAATGCTGGTGTCCTCGCTGATGAGAAGCGAGTCCCACAATGCGTGTTCGATTCGCCCGACAGTATCGTGCAGTCGTATTTAAGTGGATACTTCAGTGGTGACGGCTCTGCCAATGCAAATTCATTGAGAGTGGATGCCACAACTGTCAGCCGAGAACTGAAAGAAGATATTCTCGCCCTATTGACGCGGCTTGGGATTACGGCTCGTGTAAAAACAACTGAACCGGAGCCGCTATCCGAGAGTTTCCCCGACTACTACGACATCGAGGATGAAACCCAGTCGGCACGTTCTTACATTCTCACAATTTCGTCGATAGATGCGGTAGAATACGCACAAACGATTGGATTCCATCTTCAGCGGAAGGATACGAAGCTTCGTTCTCGTCTAGAGGAAATTACTCCTGCTTCGAGACGAGTATTCGACGGCGGTGATGGAGACTATCTCGTTGACGAAATCGTTTCGGTTGAGTACATCGAATCTGAGAGTGATTATACGTATTGTCTCACAGTTGCAGATACTCATTCCCTCGTTACGAATGATTTATCTCAAAAGCAATGCGACGGAGACGAGGACTGCGTCATGCTCCTGATGGACGGCCTGCTCAACTTCAGCAAGGAGTTCCTGCCCGACAAGCGCGGCGGCCAGATGGACGCGCCGCTCGTCATGTCCTCGCGAATCGACCCCTCCGAAATCGACGACGAGGCGCACAACATGGACATCGTGCGTCAATACCCCCGCGAGTTCTACGAGGAGACCCGCGAGATGGCCGACCCCGAGGAGGTCGAGGACGTGATGAAAATCGCCGAGGAGACCCTCGGCACCGACCGCGAGTACACCGACTTCCACCACAGCCACGACACCTCGGACCTCGCGCTGGGGCCGGACCTCTCGGCGTACAAGACGCTCGGGTCGATGATGGACAAGATGGACGCCCAGTTAGAGTTGGCCCGGAAACTCCGGTCTGTGGACGAGACCGACGTGGCCGAGCGCGTCATCGAGTACCACTTCCTGCCGGACCTCATCGGCAACCTCCGGGCGTTCTCCCGGCAAGAGACCAGATGCCTCGACTGCGGCGAGAAGTACCGCCGGATGCCCCTGACCAAGGAGTGTCGGGAGTGTGGCGGGCAGGTCAACCTGACGGTCCACCAAGGCTCGGTGAACAAGTACATGGAGACCGCGATTCGGGTCGCCGAGAAGTACGACTGCCGGGAGTACACCAAACAGCGCCTCGAAATCATGGACCGCAGGCTGGAGTCCATCTTCGAGAACGACAAGAACAAGCAGGGGAGCATCGCGGATTTCATGTAG
- a CDS encoding PPC domain-containing DNA-binding protein translates to MNYREVSGDREFVARLGHDEEWRSEIESLAADEDVDAAWFVAMGAVQDATVWFYDQSELEYREVEFDEPLEVAACVGNVSWLDGERFAHTHAVLSRKSGQTLAGHLDSATVFAGELYMRTFEEELEREPDEPTDLDLWL, encoded by the coding sequence ATGAACTATCGGGAGGTCTCAGGGGACCGCGAGTTCGTCGCAAGACTGGGTCACGACGAGGAGTGGCGTTCGGAGATCGAGTCGCTCGCCGCCGACGAAGACGTGGACGCGGCGTGGTTCGTCGCGATGGGCGCGGTGCAGGACGCGACCGTCTGGTTCTACGACCAGTCGGAGTTGGAGTATCGCGAGGTGGAGTTCGACGAACCGCTCGAAGTCGCCGCCTGCGTCGGGAACGTCTCGTGGCTGGACGGGGAACGATTCGCCCACACCCACGCCGTCCTCTCGCGCAAGAGCGGCCAGACGCTCGCGGGCCACCTCGATTCGGCGACCGTATTCGCCGGAGAACTGTACATGCGAACCTTCGAGGAGGAACTGGAGCGGGAACCCGACGAACCCACCGACCTCGACCTCTGGCTCTAA
- a CDS encoding DUF7556 family protein yields MAPNTATPSNSVAQDEVMASLDDDGRTERLIIADTTADDAWLSVPVSGSVALQDWQ; encoded by the coding sequence ATGGCCCCCAATACGGCCACTCCGTCGAATTCGGTCGCACAGGACGAGGTTATGGCCTCGTTGGACGATGACGGTCGCACGGAGCGACTCATCATCGCCGACACGACCGCCGACGACGCGTGGCTTTCGGTTCCCGTCTCCGGAAGCGTAGCTCTCCAAGACTGGCAGTAG
- a CDS encoding ABC transporter substrate-binding protein, translating to MTDTDNLNRRRFLQATGGAATAVALAGCTGSDDGSQDTSTTADETTTAGGDEETTTTEEADEPSDDANVLRLINSTMTTMDPIRATDTASGTVIQQVFDALMNYPNAEVEVESQLAKDYEVSEDFTTYTFTLKEGATFHNGTEVTAEDFVYSFERLAASDKSRRAYFILDSIGVKHETDSDGAYKPGSMAVTAEDDYTLKIELAEPFHAVTEMLAYTSFAAVPKGLIGDIDGYEGEMKHKEFATANPIGAGPFTFDEWSSNTEASVSKYEDYHGSAASVDGVHWNIMSDSQAMYTYGTVNQNADILHAGQLPTSQYNPDKVNVEETDDLGRKVGTYGETTSGATLDYLGVPTIGAYYMGFNAEAVPKPVRQAAAYALNQKEAVDQIFKGRGETSYHFTPPSIYPGGPNAYEKHAKENYPYGYNETKLPEARKVMEEAGYGPDNKASFTFTVYQSSSTWPALGKLLRDKLASAHIEMSIETTPFSTLTKRGREGNLEAYSLGWIMDYPAPDNFLELLYPPRTDTSKDAPLSYFNWSGTDAAEQATQAWEKVQNNPKPTDTAKQARNEAYVSIEEANWEDMVLLPAYHDFSERFTYDWVDVPHFGGADYSRQMYNNVEIGDRK from the coding sequence ATGACAGATACTGACAATCTCAACCGCCGTCGCTTCCTGCAGGCGACCGGCGGTGCGGCGACGGCTGTGGCCCTCGCCGGCTGTACTGGTAGCGACGACGGTTCCCAAGATACTTCGACGACTGCCGACGAGACGACGACGGCTGGCGGCGACGAGGAGACCACCACGACCGAGGAGGCCGACGAGCCGAGCGACGACGCGAACGTCCTCCGGCTCATCAACTCCACGATGACCACGATGGACCCGATTCGGGCGACCGACACCGCGTCCGGGACGGTCATCCAGCAGGTCTTCGACGCGTTGATGAACTACCCGAACGCGGAGGTCGAGGTCGAGAGCCAACTCGCCAAGGACTACGAGGTCTCCGAGGACTTCACCACCTACACCTTCACGCTCAAGGAGGGCGCGACGTTCCACAACGGAACCGAAGTCACCGCAGAGGACTTCGTCTACTCCTTCGAGCGCCTCGCGGCCTCGGACAAGTCCCGGCGCGCGTACTTCATCCTCGACTCCATCGGCGTCAAACACGAGACGGACAGCGACGGTGCCTACAAGCCCGGTAGCATGGCCGTCACCGCCGAGGACGACTACACGCTCAAGATCGAACTCGCAGAGCCGTTCCACGCGGTCACCGAGATGCTCGCGTACACGTCCTTCGCCGCGGTGCCGAAGGGCCTCATCGGCGACATCGACGGCTACGAGGGCGAGATGAAGCACAAGGAGTTCGCGACCGCCAACCCCATCGGTGCGGGTCCGTTCACCTTCGACGAGTGGAGTAGCAACACCGAGGCCAGCGTCTCGAAGTACGAGGACTACCACGGAAGCGCGGCCAGCGTCGACGGCGTCCACTGGAACATCATGTCCGACTCGCAGGCGATGTACACCTACGGGACGGTCAACCAGAACGCCGACATCCTCCACGCCGGTCAGCTCCCCACCAGCCAGTACAACCCCGACAAGGTCAACGTCGAGGAGACCGACGACCTCGGCCGGAAGGTCGGGACCTACGGCGAGACGACGAGCGGTGCCACGCTGGACTACCTCGGTGTCCCGACTATCGGTGCCTACTACATGGGATTCAACGCCGAGGCCGTTCCGAAGCCGGTTCGGCAGGCCGCCGCGTACGCCCTGAATCAAAAAGAAGCGGTCGACCAGATCTTCAAGGGTCGCGGCGAAACGTCGTATCACTTCACGCCGCCGTCCATCTACCCCGGCGGACCGAACGCCTACGAGAAGCACGCCAAGGAGAACTACCCCTACGGGTACAACGAGACGAAGCTCCCGGAAGCGAGAAAGGTCATGGAGGAGGCTGGCTACGGTCCCGACAACAAGGCTAGCTTCACCTTCACGGTCTACCAGTCGTCGAGCACGTGGCCCGCCCTCGGGAAGCTCCTGCGCGACAAGCTCGCCAGCGCGCACATCGAGATGTCCATCGAGACGACGCCGTTCTCCACGCTGACCAAGCGCGGTCGCGAAGGGAACCTCGAAGCGTACTCGCTCGGGTGGATCATGGACTACCCGGCCCCGGACAACTTCCTCGAACTCCTCTACCCGCCGCGCACCGACACCTCGAAAGACGCGCCCCTCTCGTACTTCAACTGGTCGGGCACCGACGCCGCCGAACAGGCGACGCAGGCGTGGGAGAAGGTCCAGAACAACCCCAAGCCGACCGACACGGCGAAGCAGGCTCGCAACGAGGCCTACGTCTCCATCGAGGAGGCCAACTGGGAAGACATGGTTCTCCTGCCAGCCTACCACGACTTCAGCGAGCGCTTCACGTACGACTGGGTTGACGTGCCGCACTTCGGCGGGGCCGACTACAGTCGCCAGATGTACAACAACGTCGAAATCGGCGACCGCAAGTAA
- a CDS encoding ABC transporter permease produces MSRWQYFGKRVLLSIPVLLFGASITFLVIRAGPLDPVSAILGPQGDPQAYNTIRDQLGLDQPLWQQYIDYMINMFTLDLGESWVLQPDTSVYTLVTNYAPRTIWLGFWSVLIAIFVGIPLGFYAGLNPNTFSDYVASFGGIVWRAMPNFWLAVILMSVLSQSEKFMLGFDWETFLYSTNVTGPPPLGNLASVEGFTKALKKIAPAALVLGSASMGNEMRIGRTAVLETVNSNFIETAKAKGVKPRSLVWKHIFRNALIPLVPIITGEAFILIGGSVLVETVFDISGIGFLFFQAVKNGDMPLVGSLMFIFILLVVLINIIQDLLYTVIDPRVGYDGGA; encoded by the coding sequence GTGAGCAGGTGGCAATACTTCGGAAAGCGGGTACTGCTCTCGATTCCGGTACTGTTGTTCGGGGCCTCGATTACCTTCCTCGTGATTCGTGCCGGGCCGCTCGACCCGGTGTCCGCCATTCTCGGGCCGCAGGGAGACCCGCAGGCGTACAACACGATTCGAGATCAACTCGGTCTCGACCAACCGCTCTGGCAACAGTACATCGACTACATGATAAACATGTTCACCCTCGACCTCGGCGAGTCGTGGGTACTCCAGCCCGACACGAGCGTCTACACGCTCGTGACGAACTACGCGCCGCGAACTATCTGGCTGGGCTTTTGGTCGGTACTCATCGCCATCTTCGTGGGCATCCCGCTCGGTTTCTACGCGGGACTGAATCCCAACACGTTCAGCGACTACGTGGCATCGTTCGGCGGTATCGTCTGGCGCGCCATGCCGAACTTCTGGCTGGCGGTCATCCTGATGAGCGTCCTCTCCCAGTCCGAGAAGTTCATGCTCGGCTTCGACTGGGAGACGTTCCTCTACTCGACGAACGTCACCGGGCCGCCGCCGCTCGGTAACCTCGCGTCCGTCGAGGGGTTCACGAAGGCGCTGAAGAAGATCGCACCGGCCGCACTCGTCCTCGGGTCCGCCTCGATGGGTAACGAGATGCGTATCGGTCGAACCGCGGTGCTGGAGACCGTCAACTCCAACTTCATCGAGACGGCGAAGGCGAAGGGCGTCAAGCCCCGGTCGCTCGTCTGGAAGCACATCTTCCGGAACGCGCTCATCCCGCTCGTCCCGATTATCACGGGTGAAGCGTTCATCCTCATCGGCGGGTCGGTCCTCGTCGAGACGGTGTTCGACATCAGCGGTATCGGGTTCCTGTTCTTCCAAGCGGTCAAGAACGGGGACATGCCGCTGGTCGGGTCGCTGATGTTCATCTTCATCCTGCTCGTCGTCCTCATCAACATCATCCAAGACTTGCTGTACACAGTTATCGACCCCCGCGTGGGGTACGACGGAGGTGCCTAA